In a single window of the Paenibacillus sp. MMS20-IR301 genome:
- a CDS encoding glycoside hydrolase domain-containing protein, translating to MRKQLFSILMSVLLLLGLLDSMTVFTVAVSAEEAGIEVVPTKNVALNAQVTASGQCNANERPQFAVDGKNDTKWCDNTTAKIKWMKLDLGKEYAINQWTVYNAAINESSNSPFWNTQNFRLQKSDDGQSWSDVDVVQGNVQTVVDRYLPQPVTARYLRFYVSKAAANGNTVRLYELQVYGVEAGKYPAYPALNLDPVDYVDPFINTLGDNGQTNPGPSTPFGLVSLGPDSDGGAFSGYYYQDKSLKGFSQVRFSGAGCSGAGGNILMMPETRSFTKNVNEYKQLYDKSSEQASAGYYGVTLASGIGVELTASDNVGFQRYTFPASAKTGSVLVDLSNSYAGMHDASLKVEGSNEITGMVQSKNVCGNGYYKLYYSIQFDHNFDSYTSWQGDVTGTEAVRNGANSGIWVNFDTNNAKVIQAKVGLSAVSVEQARAEAKQDIAGWDFDAQHAKIRSTWSDVLGKVEIKDADEENKKVFYTQMYHTYLQPKNVTSSAGTFKAARAENTVRQASELGDDFEYYNGWATWDDFRKYALFSVLEPQKYNNMVKSLVDLYKTRGTYTQWGDGYWPSPTVRNEFNGSVILDAYAKGFTDYDVYTALKGMAVDADNFSISDGEISGKLEKAKSAYFPMKLAALLGDKSTYEKYKKLALSYQNLWNANQVDENGVKTGFFTPNGTTVAKGDVTAVDKYAYQGNLWTYRWSATQDMNGLAGLMGGKTEMAKQLQDFFARNEYMAINEPDIEVPYLFNYLGYPYLTQYYAREYTTEVVTQKYHNHGPYAFPIQSRVYRADPEGYLPSMDDDAGGMSSWYVYSAMGLFPGNPGDANFLIGSPIFSELTLHLDNGKTFTLKANNVSSGNRFIQSAKLNGQSFDQAWISYDDVMNGGTLDFEMGSEPNYAWGASAKAAPPTVDYSADIENTLSRTALISAGSEWKYYDKGNAPAGGWTGAGFNDSSWSSGQAPLGYDNKGYAKTVVGYGSDAGKKYTTTYFRTTFNASDLKGILELDAGLIRDDGAIVYLNGHEIIRTNMPEGEVGYGTNANATVGDERNWNRYEIDPAYLKDGVNVLAAEVHQVNFSSSDIAFDFSLETVKEMVKPGTPAAPLVDDTANTFGWTAVEGFTDPADYEFSTDGGSSWKTAEANPQTVGPQAFAAGDVQVRIKANETRNVTAGDALVSDKPYTSDILWNVYDLKADVKRTGNMTVEVSGTLKGSYTGSAVAVIQLMDGGEQALLSSAVPVQPGGFELTQSFGVNTKEYQVNIYLVDSFNGNIYDSLWLADPVESQPEPAPQNPGNPGNPGNPGEPGGEQPGGEDPLPAPLPLPMKTPVVPDPAEEPAPPVVDSGVVEFENRTAWSDAKNTFNNGPLKTEAGNGGTVVGNSFTGAWLSFADIDFGTKGANRITVEYNANSGRTPADSALELRLGAVDGELLGSVALKNNSAGWDQYASASAILNRTLTGKQTLFMVLKGSTDSGRPYIANLDRFIWDYQAIRTDYSKLELEKYDAWSTDNNPDNGGPLKTEGGKSGEQVANTFSGAWLAYKGMNFGSTGVNQWALEYAGNSTNTAADSSVEVRLGGVTGELVGTLATPPTANGWGTYKTVSGALTKTLTGLQDIYLVFKGTTSSTFKYIGNFDNASFSLAAAEPDVLVEFENRTAWSDAKNTFNSNPLKTENKAVGTVVGNTFTGAWFSFENVDFGVRGKDYVSFQYDAPTSRAPADVTAEIRLGGKDGTLIGTISLPNTGTGWDTYKTAGAELNQKLTGKQDLYVTLKGSTTQSLLYVGNFDKMTFTSKK from the coding sequence ATGCGTAAACAACTGTTCTCCATTCTGATGTCGGTTCTGCTGCTCCTTGGCCTGCTCGACTCCATGACTGTCTTTACGGTCGCAGTATCTGCAGAAGAAGCCGGTATAGAAGTGGTTCCTACCAAGAATGTTGCCTTGAATGCGCAGGTAACGGCATCAGGACAATGTAATGCTAATGAACGGCCGCAATTTGCCGTTGACGGTAAGAATGATACGAAGTGGTGTGATAATACAACTGCCAAAATCAAATGGATGAAGCTTGACCTTGGCAAGGAATATGCCATTAATCAATGGACAGTCTACAATGCGGCCATCAATGAGAGCTCAAACAGCCCGTTCTGGAATACGCAGAACTTCCGGCTGCAGAAGAGTGATGACGGCCAGAGCTGGAGCGATGTGGATGTCGTACAAGGTAATGTGCAGACGGTCGTTGACCGGTATTTGCCCCAGCCGGTGACAGCCCGCTATCTCCGGTTCTATGTAAGCAAGGCGGCAGCAAACGGCAATACCGTCCGGCTGTATGAGCTGCAGGTATATGGAGTGGAAGCCGGTAAGTACCCGGCATATCCTGCATTGAATCTGGACCCGGTGGATTATGTCGATCCTTTCATCAACACCCTGGGCGATAACGGCCAGACGAATCCGGGGCCGTCGACACCGTTCGGACTTGTCTCCCTGGGACCTGACAGCGACGGAGGGGCGTTCAGCGGTTATTATTATCAGGACAAATCGCTGAAGGGCTTCTCGCAGGTGCGGTTCAGCGGGGCGGGCTGCAGCGGGGCAGGCGGCAACATTCTGATGATGCCAGAGACGCGTTCATTCACGAAGAATGTGAATGAATACAAGCAGCTGTACGACAAGAGCAGCGAGCAGGCTTCTGCCGGATATTACGGAGTTACGCTGGCTTCGGGAATCGGTGTAGAATTGACCGCATCCGATAATGTCGGCTTCCAGCGGTATACGTTCCCGGCTTCCGCGAAGACGGGCTCTGTACTCGTGGATCTCTCGAATTCTTATGCCGGAATGCATGATGCCAGCCTGAAGGTAGAAGGCAGCAATGAAATTACAGGTATGGTTCAATCTAAGAATGTATGCGGCAACGGCTATTATAAGCTGTATTATTCCATCCAGTTTGATCATAACTTCGACTCCTACACCTCATGGCAAGGGGATGTGACCGGAACAGAAGCCGTCCGTAACGGGGCAAACAGCGGCATCTGGGTCAACTTTGATACAAACAATGCTAAAGTGATTCAGGCTAAAGTAGGTCTGTCCGCCGTGAGTGTGGAACAGGCCAGAGCTGAAGCGAAGCAGGATATTGCAGGTTGGGATTTCGACGCCCAGCATGCCAAGATCCGCAGCACATGGAGCGATGTGCTAGGCAAGGTGGAAATCAAAGACGCTGATGAAGAGAATAAGAAGGTCTTCTACACGCAGATGTACCATACGTATCTGCAGCCGAAGAATGTGACCAGCTCAGCCGGAACATTTAAGGCTGCCAGAGCTGAGAATACAGTGCGTCAAGCCTCCGAGCTTGGGGATGATTTCGAATACTATAACGGCTGGGCAACCTGGGACGATTTCCGCAAGTATGCTCTATTCTCGGTGCTGGAGCCTCAGAAATACAACAACATGGTGAAGTCACTGGTTGACCTGTACAAGACCAGAGGCACGTATACACAGTGGGGGGATGGCTATTGGCCAAGCCCTACGGTACGTAATGAGTTTAACGGGTCTGTCATTCTTGATGCCTATGCAAAAGGCTTCACGGATTATGATGTGTACACGGCTCTAAAAGGAATGGCTGTAGATGCGGATAATTTCTCGATCTCGGACGGCGAAATTTCCGGCAAGCTGGAGAAGGCGAAGAGTGCCTACTTCCCGATGAAGCTTGCGGCGCTGCTTGGCGATAAGAGCACCTATGAGAAGTATAAGAAGCTTGCCCTCTCTTATCAGAATCTGTGGAATGCAAATCAGGTTGATGAGAACGGCGTCAAGACCGGATTCTTTACCCCGAACGGTACTACGGTAGCCAAGGGGGATGTGACTGCAGTGGACAAGTATGCCTACCAGGGCAATCTTTGGACCTACCGCTGGTCTGCTACACAGGATATGAACGGTCTGGCCGGGCTGATGGGCGGCAAGACGGAAATGGCGAAGCAGCTGCAGGACTTCTTTGCCCGAAACGAATATATGGCCATCAACGAGCCGGATATTGAAGTGCCTTATCTGTTCAACTATTTGGGGTACCCGTATCTGACTCAATATTATGCCAGAGAATATACTACGGAAGTGGTTACCCAGAAGTATCATAACCACGGGCCGTATGCGTTCCCGATCCAATCGCGGGTCTACCGCGCGGATCCTGAAGGTTACCTGCCTTCCATGGACGACGATGCCGGCGGCATGTCCTCCTGGTATGTTTACAGTGCCATGGGACTGTTCCCGGGCAATCCGGGAGATGCCAATTTCCTGATCGGCTCACCGATTTTCTCTGAGCTGACCCTGCATCTGGACAATGGCAAGACCTTCACCTTGAAGGCGAACAACGTGTCTTCGGGCAACCGCTTCATCCAGTCGGCTAAGCTGAACGGCCAATCCTTCGATCAGGCCTGGATCAGCTATGATGACGTGATGAACGGAGGTACACTGGATTTCGAAATGGGCAGCGAACCGAACTATGCCTGGGGAGCTTCAGCCAAGGCGGCTCCGCCTACTGTGGATTATAGCGCTGATATTGAGAACACGCTCTCCCGCACCGCGCTCATCAGTGCAGGCTCAGAGTGGAAATATTATGACAAGGGCAATGCACCGGCCGGCGGCTGGACAGGCGCCGGTTTCAACGACAGCAGCTGGTCCTCCGGGCAGGCTCCGCTCGGCTACGACAACAAAGGTTATGCCAAGACGGTTGTAGGCTATGGCTCCGATGCGGGCAAGAAATATACGACGACCTACTTCCGCACAACGTTTAACGCGTCTGATCTGAAGGGTATTCTGGAGCTGGATGCCGGTCTGATCCGTGATGACGGCGCCATAGTCTATCTGAACGGACATGAGATTATCCGGACGAATATGCCGGAAGGAGAAGTGGGCTATGGCACGAACGCCAATGCTACTGTAGGTGACGAACGGAACTGGAACCGTTATGAGATTGATCCGGCTTACCTGAAGGATGGGGTCAATGTACTGGCCGCAGAAGTGCATCAAGTGAACTTCAGCAGCTCCGATATCGCATTTGACTTCAGCCTGGAGACTGTCAAGGAGATGGTGAAACCGGGGACACCGGCGGCTCCGCTGGTGGATGATACAGCCAATACCTTCGGCTGGACCGCGGTAGAGGGCTTCACAGACCCGGCGGATTATGAATTCAGCACTGATGGCGGTTCAAGCTGGAAGACAGCAGAAGCGAATCCCCAGACGGTCGGACCGCAGGCATTTGCTGCGGGTGACGTACAGGTGCGCATCAAAGCAAATGAGACCCGGAATGTCACTGCAGGTGATGCGCTGGTGTCTGATAAGCCGTACACCTCAGACATCTTATGGAATGTGTATGATCTGAAGGCGGATGTAAAGCGCACCGGCAATATGACTGTAGAGGTATCCGGTACGCTCAAGGGATCTTATACAGGCTCTGCGGTAGCTGTAATTCAGCTGATGGACGGCGGGGAGCAGGCGCTGCTGTCAAGCGCTGTGCCGGTGCAGCCGGGCGGCTTTGAATTAACGCAGAGCTTCGGAGTGAATACCAAAGAGTATCAGGTAAATATCTATCTGGTCGACAGCTTTAACGGCAATATCTATGACTCCCTGTGGCTGGCTGATCCGGTTGAATCACAGCCGGAGCCTGCACCGCAGAATCCGGGCAATCCGGGCAATCCGGGCAATCCTGGTGAGCCTGGCGGAGAGCAGCCGGGCGGTGAAGATCCGCTGCCTGCGCCGCTGCCTCTACCGATGAAAACTCCGGTAGTACCGGATCCGGCGGAAGAGCCGGCACCTCCGGTGGTGGATTCGGGAGTTGTGGAATTTGAGAACCGTACCGCCTGGTCGGATGCAAAGAATACCTTCAATAACGGTCCGCTCAAGACCGAAGCCGGCAATGGCGGTACGGTAGTGGGTAATTCCTTTACAGGGGCGTGGCTATCCTTTGCAGATATCGATTTCGGAACAAAGGGTGCGAACAGGATTACCGTTGAATACAACGCGAACTCCGGCCGGACCCCGGCCGATTCAGCTTTGGAATTGCGGCTGGGCGCTGTAGACGGCGAGCTTCTCGGCAGTGTAGCACTCAAGAATAACAGTGCAGGCTGGGATCAATATGCGTCAGCATCAGCTATCCTGAACCGTACGCTGACCGGCAAGCAGACGCTGTTCATGGTGCTGAAGGGCAGCACGGACAGCGGCCGCCCATATATTGCTAATCTGGACAGATTTATCTGGGACTATCAGGCGATCCGGACCGACTATAGCAAGCTGGAGCTGGAGAAATATGATGCCTGGTCCACAGACAATAATCCGGATAATGGCGGCCCGCTCAAGACAGAGGGCGGCAAAAGCGGCGAGCAGGTAGCCAACACCTTCAGCGGAGCCTGGCTGGCATACAAGGGAATGAACTTCGGTAGTACTGGTGTGAATCAGTGGGCCTTGGAATATGCGGGCAATTCGACGAATACGGCAGCAGATTCTTCTGTTGAGGTCCGCCTGGGCGGAGTGACCGGGGAACTGGTCGGCACTTTAGCAACGCCGCCGACTGCCAATGGGTGGGGAACCTACAAGACGGTATCCGGCGCCTTGACGAAGACCCTCACCGGCTTGCAGGATATCTACCTTGTATTCAAAGGGACAACCAGTTCAACCTTTAAGTATATCGGCAACTTCGATAATGCATCCTTCTCTCTGGCAGCAGCTGAACCAGATGTGCTTGTAGAATTTGAGAACCGGACAGCCTGGTCGGATGCGAAGAATACCTTCAACAGCAATCCGCTCAAAACAGAAAATAAGGCTGTAGGAACTGTAGTAGGCAATACGTTTACCGGAGCCTGGTTCTCCTTCGAGAATGTGGATTTCGGCGTACGGGGTAAGGACTATGTATCCTTCCAGTATGATGCGCCTACCAGCCGTGCTCCTGCTGACGTGACAGCTGAAATCCGGCTGGGCGGCAAAGACGGTACCTTGATAGGTACAATTAGCCTCCCGAATACAGGAACAGGATGGGATACCTACAAAACTGCGGGTGCAGAGCTGAACCAGAAGCTGACCGGTAAGCAGGATCTGTATGTCACACTGAAAGGCTCGACTACTCAAAGTCTGTTATATGTGGGGAATTTCGATAAAATGACCTTTACGAGTAAGAAGTAG
- a CDS encoding S-layer homology domain-containing protein, protein MKKVVAAIMVLLFLCSPAAAFAAGPFTLLLSGKEAGRGGSITLSGTTAGPSDQVVVKIVSPAETVFYIDVLRAVDGAYTQRVAIPASQMLAPSGTYTVVAGSGGATVTETFTVSGEGEPGMPTPTPTPVPGTPTPTATPVPTVKPTAAPTATVKPTATPVPTVKPTPTPTVAPTPAPTGAPDTTSTPSATSSSPASPPALIPATAGEVSGTRIKPELSSNGNYLVGADTVVQAMQQAGGQVTVELPAAAGEQGITLELPAKSLDVLNTGNTTLTLTNGSSTISFPAGALKLTAADQGILRVTLNTSWNAEAQSLVNRAVSGNAAFRSTGVVLSLDLESVSGSNTNGIHQLAQNADVRLKLTETQQAGLNPELAGIYYVDGSSAEYVPGSVINNGTLTFKAGHFSTYALLVYDKKFNDMNGHWAESAVKSLAAKQLVTGVDADHYEPGRGITRAEFAALLMRAVERTGGVPDNFASTPFADVPSNAYYTKQAAEAAAMSIMSGYNGSFRPGERITREEAAVALVNASKHFQLTAGGKTAAAYADMKDISSWAAASVAEAGKNGLMQGDGGKFQPKKQVTRAEVAVMIDRLILSGSSL, encoded by the coding sequence GTGAAAAAAGTTGTAGCGGCCATTATGGTCTTATTGTTCCTGTGTTCACCAGCGGCAGCCTTTGCCGCTGGCCCCTTCACGCTCCTATTGAGCGGGAAGGAGGCCGGACGCGGCGGCAGCATCACACTGTCGGGAACGACAGCGGGGCCAAGTGATCAGGTTGTTGTCAAAATCGTCAGCCCGGCCGAGACTGTATTCTATATTGATGTCCTGAGAGCTGTAGACGGAGCCTACACCCAGCGGGTGGCTATTCCGGCAAGTCAGATGCTGGCTCCTTCAGGAACCTATACCGTAGTAGCTGGTTCAGGTGGAGCTACAGTAACGGAGACCTTCACAGTTTCGGGAGAAGGGGAACCTGGAATGCCGACGCCGACACCGACACCGGTTCCGGGGACGCCGACACCAACAGCAACACCAGTGCCAACGGTAAAACCGACAGCTGCACCAACGGCGACGGTGAAACCAACAGCAACACCAGTGCCAACGGTAAAACCGACGCCAACACCAACAGTAGCTCCAACACCGGCACCGACCGGAGCACCAGACACAACAAGTACTCCTAGTGCTACAAGCAGCAGTCCGGCTTCACCGCCAGCCTTGATTCCTGCCACTGCGGGAGAAGTATCAGGTACCCGGATCAAGCCGGAGCTGTCCAGTAACGGAAATTATCTGGTCGGCGCGGACACTGTGGTACAGGCCATGCAGCAGGCAGGGGGCCAGGTCACAGTCGAACTTCCGGCAGCTGCGGGAGAACAAGGCATAACACTGGAACTCCCTGCGAAATCCCTGGATGTGCTGAATACGGGAAATACAACGCTGACTCTGACAAACGGATCTAGTACAATTTCCTTCCCGGCGGGCGCTTTGAAACTGACCGCTGCCGACCAGGGCATTTTGCGGGTTACCCTTAACACAAGCTGGAATGCAGAAGCACAATCGCTGGTTAACCGGGCCGTCAGCGGCAATGCTGCATTTAGATCGACAGGTGTTGTGCTATCGCTTGACCTGGAATCAGTTAGCGGCAGCAATACTAATGGAATCCATCAGCTGGCGCAGAACGCTGATGTCAGGCTGAAGCTGACGGAAACACAGCAGGCCGGTCTTAATCCGGAGCTTGCCGGGATTTATTATGTAGACGGAAGCAGTGCTGAGTATGTGCCGGGATCGGTAATTAACAACGGTACGCTAACTTTCAAGGCTGGACATTTCTCCACCTATGCTTTGCTCGTCTATGATAAGAAATTCAATGATATGAACGGACACTGGGCGGAATCTGCCGTGAAGTCGCTTGCGGCCAAGCAGCTTGTTACCGGTGTGGATGCAGACCATTATGAACCCGGACGAGGCATTACCCGCGCTGAATTCGCTGCCTTGCTGATGCGTGCCGTAGAGCGCACGGGAGGCGTTCCGGATAACTTTGCTTCAACTCCATTCGCAGATGTGCCTTCAAATGCTTACTATACCAAGCAGGCAGCGGAAGCTGCTGCCATGAGCATTATGAGCGGATATAACGGGAGCTTCCGGCCAGGTGAGCGCATCACCCGTGAGGAGGCAGCAGTAGCCCTGGTCAACGCTTCGAAGCATTTCCAGCTTACGGCAGGCGGCAAGACAGCGGCGGCTTATGCGGATATGAAGGATATCTCCTCGTGGGCGGCTGCCAGTGTAGCCGAAGCAGGCAAGAACGGTCTAATGCAGGGAGACGGCGGCAAATTCCAGCCGAAGAAGCAGGTCACCCGCGCCGAGGTGGCTGTGATGATCGACCGTCTGATTCTGTCCGGCTCTTCTTTATAA
- a CDS encoding PA14 domain-containing protein — MKKRFKLLSRGLAAAVLTTSLFTAGYVPVFPASAEPADTGANAAGEAGSHPGAVLEPAVSGADGGISPVAGNEALLSAAVAEGPLIARDSSWSYLDDGSDQATVWRDVYFDNSLWKQGQAPLGYANSGKGLDLNTRISYGPDSNQKFITSYYRKEFTIDDPSAIRKLAATLVRDDGAVVYLNGQEVYRTNMPQGTILYKTTASTAIGDERLDNNFNIDPALLLKGTNVIAAEVHQDRGSSSDTFFSLELNASSGATASQDHGLLGQYYTGTETFDFGDYKSTRIDSQINFSTLDPVLQTWAGSADNANIRWTGQIMAPESSEYTFYMIGDNGFRLWLDDQLVIDHWKNDWDVEQTSSPVTLQAGVKHSLKIEYFEDFGGSNLYLRWSGPGITKQIVPASAFYLPANYNGPVSGEVDSGGNRIALQLTGDLQPVPAALADHLTVKAEETVIPVLNAVQGSTADQLTLTLGSIVKPGQIVNVSYDGQAGLEYTDNTAAGSFTYSPDNMSEAVDYSPIAIAMSFQNEAKTNRSFAWYTSYERPDSAPAGIMDSIVEIVPADADFSSPEKQRFVGDPADTRALTLNITGSTKGAFISHKAIATGLAPGTAYKYRVGSEGNWSTAGSFTTEGENEKAYNFLYMTDSQGANTNDYEVWAKTLKNGMDDYPDAKFLVMTGDQVDAGSLESQWLDYFGKPQNILMKLPLMAAVGNHEGPYNDNYYYHFNYPNNSIDDPLPPGSVYSFDYGDAHMMVMNTMDMGWDDRQKNSFKQQIDWLKREVAQTDKKWKVVAFHKAIYSLGGHAAENEIKELRETLYPIFDELGIDVVLQGHDHVYVRSNQMYGNKVVENVSKDGNGNPLNPDGTLYMINNSSGTKFYDVNKNVDPSFAAVYEQPRMPIYSGITMTEDSFTINSYKSGEASPFDTYTIVRDDSKPEAVKELAAKRTVDKATVLTWDRPADRSAEDAIRGFRIYEKNGKLGMNWNVYVPAAEGQNQYEYKVAGTNPAVDYEFVIKAVDKRDNSSETTVLSGGEQPSAPTAPVIDDARNTFGWTPVPGYTDAASYEYSLDAGLNWQQVTVNPQPISDGSYAAGMVQVRIKGDEAAGTPAGGALLSDKSFTLNDITDTYVIEGVLKRENQLQVEVTLDHLTDYSGSAYVVFELLDGDTPLLINALPLKNSKLTMSQYYNVKGGNFRVKVFVFDQFNNNLEAPGQLAKPVQLQ; from the coding sequence GTGAAGAAGAGGTTTAAGCTGCTAAGCCGCGGGCTTGCAGCTGCAGTGCTGACGACGTCATTGTTCACCGCTGGTTATGTACCGGTGTTTCCGGCCAGTGCAGAGCCTGCGGACACAGGTGCAAACGCTGCCGGGGAGGCAGGTAGTCATCCGGGGGCTGTTTTAGAGCCTGCTGTCAGCGGTGCAGACGGAGGGATCTCACCTGTTGCCGGCAATGAAGCTCTGCTGTCAGCTGCTGTTGCAGAGGGACCGCTGATCGCCAGAGACAGTTCCTGGTCGTATCTGGATGACGGCTCCGATCAGGCAACGGTATGGCGTGATGTTTATTTCGACAATAGCTTGTGGAAGCAGGGACAAGCACCTCTTGGTTATGCCAACAGCGGTAAAGGACTGGACTTGAATACAAGAATCAGCTACGGGCCGGACAGCAATCAGAAATTCATAACCTCGTATTACCGCAAGGAATTTACAATTGACGACCCGTCGGCTATCCGTAAGCTTGCAGCCACGCTGGTCCGTGATGACGGCGCAGTAGTATATTTGAACGGTCAGGAAGTCTACCGGACGAATATGCCGCAGGGGACAATTCTCTATAAAACTACTGCCTCTACGGCTATCGGTGACGAACGGCTCGATAACAACTTTAATATCGACCCGGCTCTGCTGCTGAAGGGTACCAATGTCATTGCAGCCGAAGTACATCAGGACCGGGGCAGCAGCTCCGATACGTTCTTTTCCCTCGAACTAAACGCTTCATCAGGGGCAACTGCCTCACAAGACCACGGACTACTCGGTCAGTATTATACCGGTACCGAAACATTTGATTTCGGTGATTATAAATCCACCCGTATTGATTCCCAGATTAACTTCAGCACTCTTGATCCGGTGCTCCAGACGTGGGCCGGAAGCGCAGATAATGCCAATATCCGCTGGACAGGCCAAATCATGGCACCGGAATCCAGTGAATATACCTTCTATATGATTGGTGACAACGGGTTCCGGCTGTGGCTGGATGACCAGCTCGTTATCGATCACTGGAAGAATGACTGGGATGTGGAGCAGACAAGCAGTCCGGTTACTCTGCAAGCAGGGGTGAAACACAGCCTCAAAATCGAATATTTCGAAGATTTCGGCGGCTCGAATCTGTATCTGCGCTGGTCGGGTCCGGGAATAACGAAGCAGATCGTGCCTGCCTCTGCCTTCTATCTTCCGGCTAATTATAACGGGCCCGTCTCCGGTGAAGTGGATTCCGGCGGTAACCGTATAGCGCTGCAGCTCACGGGCGATCTGCAGCCGGTACCGGCTGCTCTGGCTGATCATTTGACCGTTAAGGCAGAAGAGACAGTGATTCCGGTCCTGAATGCGGTTCAAGGCAGTACTGCTGATCAGCTCACACTGACACTTGGCTCCATAGTGAAGCCCGGTCAGATTGTGAACGTGTCCTATGACGGGCAGGCTGGACTGGAATATACGGATAATACCGCTGCGGGCAGTTTTACCTACAGCCCTGATAATATGTCAGAGGCAGTGGATTACTCGCCGATTGCAATTGCAATGTCCTTCCAGAACGAAGCGAAAACCAACCGTTCCTTTGCCTGGTATACAAGTTATGAGCGACCGGACAGCGCACCGGCGGGAATTATGGACAGCATTGTAGAGATCGTTCCGGCAGATGCAGATTTCAGCTCTCCTGAGAAGCAGCGCTTTGTTGGAGATCCGGCTGATACCCGGGCGCTTACGCTGAATATTACCGGTTCGACCAAAGGTGCTTTTATCAGCCATAAGGCGATTGCCACCGGGCTTGCTCCCGGAACGGCTTATAAATACCGTGTAGGCAGTGAGGGGAATTGGAGTACTGCCGGCAGCTTCACGACTGAGGGGGAGAATGAGAAGGCATACAACTTCCTTTACATGACCGACTCTCAAGGAGCAAATACCAATGACTATGAGGTATGGGCCAAGACACTAAAGAACGGGATGGATGATTATCCGGATGCCAAGTTCCTGGTCATGACCGGGGATCAGGTGGATGCCGGATCACTTGAATCGCAATGGCTGGATTATTTCGGTAAGCCGCAGAATATTCTGATGAAGCTGCCGCTTATGGCGGCGGTCGGCAACCATGAAGGCCCTTATAACGATAACTACTACTATCATTTCAATTATCCGAATAACTCTATCGATGATCCGCTGCCTCCGGGCAGTGTCTACTCCTTCGATTACGGCGATGCCCACATGATGGTCATGAATACGATGGACATGGGCTGGGATGACCGCCAGAAGAACTCCTTCAAGCAGCAGATTGACTGGCTGAAGAGAGAAGTCGCACAGACAGACAAAAAGTGGAAGGTCGTTGCCTTCCATAAGGCGATCTATTCGCTGGGGGGCCATGCGGCTGAAAATGAGATCAAGGAACTGCGGGAGACACTGTATCCGATCTTTGATGAGCTTGGAATCGACGTAGTACTGCAGGGACATGACCATGTCTATGTGCGCTCGAATCAAATGTATGGAAATAAGGTCGTGGAGAATGTATCCAAGGATGGCAACGGTAATCCGCTTAATCCGGACGGTACGCTGTACATGATCAACAACTCATCAGGCACGAAATTCTACGATGTTAATAAAAATGTAGACCCGTCTTTCGCGGCTGTCTACGAACAGCCGAGAATGCCGATCTATTCCGGCATTACGATGACGGAAGACAGCTTTACTATTAACTCCTACAAATCCGGTGAAGCGTCTCCGTTCGATACCTATACGATTGTCCGCGATGACAGCAAGCCGGAAGCGGTTAAGGAGCTGGCGGCGAAGCGGACCGTGGACAAGGCTACGGTACTGACCTGGGACAGACCGGCTGACCGGAGCGCGGAAGATGCCATAAGAGGTTTCCGTATCTATGAGAAGAACGGAAAGCTCGGAATGAACTGGAACGTTTATGTTCCAGCGGCTGAAGGACAGAACCAGTATGAGTACAAGGTAGCCGGAACCAATCCGGCAGTAGATTATGAATTTGTCATCAAAGCTGTAGACAAGCGGGATAACTCCTCCGAGACTACTGTTCTATCCGGCGGGGAACAACCTTCTGCGCCTACCGCTCCAGTCATTGACGATGCCCGCAACACCTTCGGCTGGACACCGGTACCCGGTTACACCGATGCTGCTTCCTACGAATACAGCCTTGACGCAGGGTTGAACTGGCAGCAGGTAACTGTGAATCCGCAGCCGATCAGTGACGGCAGCTATGCAGCGGGAATGGTTCAGGTACGAATTAAAGGTGATGAGGCGGCCGGAACACCGGCAGGGGGGGCGCTGCTCTCAGATAAGTCTTTCACTTTAAATGATATTACAGATACGTACGTGATTGAGGGAGTGCTCAAACGCGAGAATCAGCTTCAGGTCGAGGTTACACTGGATCACCTGACAGATTATTCAGGCAGCGCTTATGTGGTGTTCGAACTGCTGGACGGGGATACCCCGCTGCTGATCAATGCGCTCCCGCTCAAGAACAGCAAACTAACGATGTCCCAATACTACAATGTAAAAGGCGGGAACTTCCGGGTCAAGGTATTCGTATTCGATCAGTTTAATAACAATCTTGAAGCACCTGGACAGCTGGCCAAGCCGGTCCAACTTCAGTGA